A DNA window from Thermosipho japonicus contains the following coding sequences:
- the guaA gene encoding glutamine-hydrolyzing GMP synthase: MNTVVVLDYGSQYTQLIVRRVREKGYYAELLPWDASKEEVQNLNPVAIILSGGPASVFEKDAPFVPDYILELNIPILGICYGLQSLVHKFGGIVEKSPKREFGHAVLKVKDDPLFEGLPKEFDVWMSHSDRVEKLPEGFFVIGESENSPYAAIRNKDGTIYGVQFHPEVTHTSFGDKILENFVSKVASMEKNWKMSDFIEEKINEIRKVVGNDKVILGLSGGVDSSVVALLLDKAIGKNSIPIFVDTGLLRLNERQEVEENFRKLGIDIVVVDAKERFLNNLKGVEDPEEKRKIIGHTFIDVFYETSMKLLEKYGNIKYLAQGTLYPDIIESKVSERKAAAKIKTHHNVGGLPEKLPFKIIEPFRYLFKDEVRKIGKILGLPDEMINRHPFPGPGLAVRIIGEVTNEAIKILQHADHIFIEELKKNDLYDKVWQAFAVFLPIRSVGVMGDYRTYDNVIALRAVNSYDGMTADWSKLPHEFLNKVAKRIVNEVDGVNRVVYDITSKPPATIEWE, from the coding sequence TTGAATACTGTTGTTGTCCTTGATTATGGATCCCAGTATACTCAGCTTATTGTAAGGCGTGTTAGAGAAAAAGGTTATTATGCTGAACTACTTCCTTGGGACGCTTCAAAAGAAGAAGTTCAAAACTTAAATCCTGTGGCAATAATTCTCTCCGGTGGTCCTGCAAGTGTTTTTGAAAAAGATGCACCGTTTGTTCCTGACTATATCCTAGAATTGAACATTCCTATCCTTGGAATATGTTACGGCCTTCAATCACTAGTCCACAAATTTGGGGGGATAGTAGAAAAATCTCCAAAAAGAGAGTTTGGGCATGCTGTATTAAAAGTAAAAGATGATCCTCTATTTGAAGGCTTACCTAAAGAATTTGACGTATGGATGAGTCATTCAGACAGAGTCGAAAAATTACCAGAAGGATTTTTTGTTATTGGAGAAAGCGAAAATTCACCTTATGCTGCAATACGAAACAAAGATGGAACCATATACGGTGTTCAATTTCATCCAGAAGTTACTCATACAAGTTTTGGAGACAAAATATTGGAAAATTTTGTCTCTAAAGTTGCAAGTATGGAAAAAAATTGGAAAATGTCAGACTTTATTGAGGAAAAGATAAATGAAATTCGCAAAGTAGTTGGCAATGATAAAGTAATTTTGGGACTTTCTGGCGGAGTTGATTCATCAGTTGTTGCACTGCTTCTTGACAAAGCAATTGGAAAAAACTCAATTCCAATATTTGTTGATACTGGTCTTCTAAGACTAAACGAAAGACAAGAAGTAGAAGAAAATTTTAGAAAATTGGGAATAGATATAGTCGTTGTTGATGCAAAAGAAAGGTTTTTAAATAACCTAAAAGGTGTTGAAGATCCCGAAGAAAAAAGAAAAATAATAGGTCATACCTTTATAGACGTGTTTTATGAAACTTCGATGAAACTTCTTGAAAAGTATGGAAACATAAAGTATCTTGCCCAGGGCACACTCTATCCGGACATTATTGAAAGTAAAGTTAGCGAACGAAAAGCCGCCGCGAAGATAAAAACACACCACAATGTAGGTGGACTTCCTGAAAAGTTACCTTTTAAAATTATAGAACCTTTTAGATATCTCTTTAAGGATGAGGTAAGAAAAATTGGAAAGATCCTTGGGCTTCCTGATGAAATGATAAATAGACATCCATTTCCTGGACCAGGACTTGCAGTAAGAATTATAGGAGAGGTAACAAATGAAGCTATAAAAATACTGCAACATGCAGATCATATCTTCATTGAAGAGCTAAAGAAAAATGATCTATATGACAAAGTATGGCAAGCATTTGCTGTATTTTTGCCTATTAGATCCGTTGGAGTTATGGGAGACTATAGAACATATGATAACGTCATTGCTTTAAGAGCTGTTAATAGCTATGATGGTATGACCGCAGATTGGTCAAAACTTCCACATGAATTTTTAAATAAAGTTGCAAAAAGAATAGTAAATGAGGTAGATGGTGTAAACAGGGTAGTATATGACATAACTTCTAAACCGCCTGCAACAATTGAATGGGAATAA
- a CDS encoding nitroreductase family protein, with the protein MIFEIAKKRKTTRIFLKEKVNIEDIKYAINVAKEAPSGMNTQPWHFVIVDDEKLKEKIRKSVEEKEKIFYEKSKGKLKDFLNEYNITWQKRFLTEAPYLILVYSDKRFPFSKESTWISVGYLLLALEEKGLSSLTYTPPNPQDFNFSTYKLEVIIPVGYGNDPKPKLKRKDLNEIISYNKI; encoded by the coding sequence ATGATTTTTGAAATTGCAAAAAAGAGAAAAACTACAAGAATATTTTTGAAAGAAAAAGTAAATATCGAAGATATAAAATATGCAATAAACGTAGCAAAAGAAGCCCCATCAGGTATGAACACTCAACCTTGGCATTTCGTGATAGTCGATGATGAAAAACTAAAAGAAAAAATTAGAAAATCTGTGGAAGAAAAAGAAAAAATATTCTATGAAAAATCTAAAGGAAAACTAAAAGATTTTCTAAATGAATATAATATAACTTGGCAAAAAAGATTTCTAACGGAAGCTCCTTATTTAATTCTAGTTTACTCAGACAAAAGATTTCCATTTTCAAAAGAGTCTACTTGGATATCTGTCGGATATCTACTTCTAGCACTTGAAGAAAAAGGACTTTCAAGTCTTACCTATACACCGCCAAACCCACAGGATTTTAACTTTTCAACTTATAAACTGGAAGTTATTATACCAGTAGGATATGGAAATGATCCAAAACCAAAACTAAAAAGAAAAGACTTAAACGAAATAATCTCGTACAACAAAATTTAA
- a CDS encoding methionine synthase — protein sequence MIYIPEKFEYMPKKKIVLARASTRYEKLDEELIKKINDLYLEGLFLSSPTIWYKTFNIEKLPKSIIPGKFKGVKKMTLFVSTLGEEIDKKIEHYTENGEVFSGMILDAWGSEALETLNDNFDKKLRQKYKDGTMRFSPGYEDVDIRENRTIINLLKVTKIKVLESGIMIPRKTTTCMIGWW from the coding sequence GTGATTTATATCCCCGAAAAATTTGAATATATGCCTAAAAAGAAAATAGTCCTTGCAAGAGCATCTACAAGATATGAAAAACTGGATGAAGAATTAATCAAAAAGATAAATGATCTTTATCTTGAAGGTCTTTTTTTATCATCTCCAACTATCTGGTACAAAACATTTAACATAGAGAAGCTGCCAAAGAGTATAATTCCAGGAAAATTTAAAGGTGTTAAAAAAATGACACTTTTTGTCTCCACACTTGGAGAAGAAATAGATAAAAAAATAGAACATTACACAGAAAATGGAGAAGTATTTTCTGGAATGATTCTCGATGCGTGGGGTTCAGAAGCACTTGAAACCTTAAATGATAATTTTGATAAAAAGTTAAGGCAAAAATACAAAGATGGGACAATGAGATTTTCTCCAGGATATGAGGATGTAGACATTAGAGAAAATAGAACTATCATTAATTTATTAAAAGTAACCAAAATAAAGGTCTTAGAAAGTGGTATTATGATCCCAAGAAAAACGACAACATGTATGATAGGATGGTGGTAA
- a CDS encoding methylenetetrahydrofolate reductase, producing MKISQIKDFFISIEVIPPLRGHSADNLYKAIDKIMPYNPAFISVTKHPPELEYYEIDGQILKLPKVKRPGTMGIVAALKMRYNVDVVPHLTCIGNSKFELEELLIDLDFLGIDNVFVIRGDKKKNVIKKEWQYDHAYQLVQQISEMNNGKYLYQTAKKTNFCIGVAGYPEKHYESPNLKTDIKYLKKKIEAGAQFVITQMFFDVEKYFNFVELLRNEGITVKVIPGLKPILSYKSALKIPGTFYVDIPEELMEKLDSARTPKEEFWVGVKYTIKLIEKLKKNVPGIHFFTMSNTDAIVEILKHV from the coding sequence ATGAAGATATCTCAAATTAAGGACTTTTTTATCTCAATTGAAGTAATACCACCACTTAGAGGGCATAGTGCAGATAATCTATACAAAGCAATAGACAAAATAATGCCGTACAATCCAGCATTTATAAGTGTAACCAAACATCCTCCAGAGCTTGAATACTATGAAATAGATGGACAAATTCTTAAACTTCCAAAAGTTAAAAGACCAGGAACAATGGGAATTGTTGCAGCATTAAAGATGAGATACAATGTAGATGTAGTTCCGCATCTTACCTGTATTGGAAACAGCAAATTTGAGCTTGAAGAATTATTAATCGATCTAGATTTTCTTGGAATCGATAATGTATTTGTTATTCGTGGAGATAAAAAGAAAAACGTAATAAAAAAAGAATGGCAGTATGATCATGCATATCAGCTTGTTCAACAAATTTCTGAGATGAACAATGGAAAATACTTGTATCAAACAGCCAAAAAAACAAACTTTTGCATTGGTGTAGCAGGCTATCCAGAAAAACACTATGAATCTCCAAATCTAAAAACCGATATAAAGTACTTAAAGAAGAAGATAGAAGCAGGAGCACAGTTTGTAATAACTCAGATGTTCTTTGACGTAGAAAAGTATTTCAACTTTGTCGAACTTTTAAGGAATGAAGGAATAACCGTAAAAGTTATACCTGGACTTAAGCCCATTCTAAGCTACAAAAGTGCATTAAAAATTCCTGGAACTTTTTATGTAGATATTCCTGAAGAATTGATGGAAAAATTAGATAGTGCAAGAACTCCAAAAGAAGAATTCTGGGTTGGAGTAAAATACACAATAAAATTAATTGAAAAACTAAAAAAAAATGTTCCAGGAATACACTTTTTTACAATGAGTAATACCGATGCAATTGTAGAAATATTAAAGCACGTATAG
- a CDS encoding homocysteine S-methyltransferase family protein, whose translation MNRKEFLQMLNEKIYFLDGAYGTEFFKKGFKGVIETLNITDKEMVFDLQKAYVDAGVDFLLTNTFSANRLKLKSLKVSYDIKDINYNAVKIAKKAVGQRNVYVLGDISSTGFLIEPLGELSFNEAYDVFKEQGEILLNAGVDGFIIETMSDLKELKAAILALRDLSQDIPIIAQMTFEENSKAVTGTSVEIFASLLNDLDIDVIGINCTLEPEKLLSVFRELAQYSKKPISVEPNAGKPKLQRDGSIVYKTSPEKFAIYMEDFVEIGANIVGGCCGTSPEHIRLMVEFLKNRKPKKRKIIAEEFVSSRTKLQKISPFLIIGEKINAAGKKKFQEKIKNKDFSKIVELASMQEQEGAHVLDVNLGIEKLLDKSHFSLAVNTLDKIGSLPLSLDIQEFEFMEEALKEYVGRPIINSSTAKKEKLDNAIYLLKRYGGMLVLLTMKDKIPETAKERFEIAKEAVEYLEKNGIKRNRILVDPLVLPVGAKKDPNVTVKTIELLSKEGLMTSIGLSNLSFGMPNREALNASFLTLCIDKGLNAAILNTSEKCTMNTIFGTLVLKGKELAKQEILKEDPLVEMILKKKEKELKQEIERLLEEYSPLQISQNILSKAMEHIGELYSKGVIYLPHLILAAETVTPVFEYLNSLLEKSDKQKIGTIIVATVEGDVHDIGKKIVATLFKSSGFNVIDLGKDVPASKILEEVKKHQPEILGLSAMMTTTIGRIKEVKDLLEKEGIKIPIIAGGASLNKEIAENFGVYYAKNASEGLKLSKKILKR comes from the coding sequence TTGAACAGAAAAGAATTTCTACAAATGCTTAATGAAAAAATTTACTTTCTCGATGGTGCATACGGTACAGAGTTTTTTAAAAAGGGATTTAAAGGTGTTATTGAAACTCTAAACATTACAGATAAAGAAATGGTCTTTGACCTTCAAAAAGCATATGTTGATGCAGGTGTGGATTTTCTACTTACTAACACATTCAGTGCAAATAGACTGAAACTAAAATCGTTAAAAGTTAGTTATGACATAAAAGATATAAACTATAACGCAGTTAAAATTGCAAAAAAAGCAGTCGGACAAAGAAATGTGTATGTTCTAGGAGATATTTCATCCACTGGATTTTTAATAGAACCATTGGGTGAACTCTCATTTAACGAAGCATATGACGTTTTCAAAGAACAAGGTGAAATATTATTAAACGCCGGAGTTGATGGCTTTATAATAGAAACAATGTCTGATTTAAAAGAGTTAAAAGCCGCAATTCTTGCACTCAGGGATCTTTCACAAGATATACCAATAATTGCTCAAATGACTTTTGAGGAAAATTCAAAAGCTGTTACAGGAACAAGTGTTGAAATTTTTGCAAGCTTACTAAACGACTTAGATATAGATGTTATTGGAATAAACTGTACATTAGAACCCGAAAAATTATTATCAGTTTTTAGAGAACTAGCTCAATACTCTAAAAAACCAATCAGTGTAGAACCAAACGCAGGAAAACCAAAACTTCAAAGGGATGGAAGTATTGTATACAAAACCTCTCCAGAAAAGTTTGCAATTTACATGGAAGATTTTGTAGAGATAGGTGCAAATATTGTTGGAGGGTGCTGTGGAACTTCTCCAGAGCACATAAGATTAATGGTTGAATTTTTAAAGAATAGAAAACCCAAAAAAAGAAAAATTATAGCGGAAGAATTTGTCTCAAGCAGAACTAAATTGCAAAAGATTTCCCCCTTCTTAATTATTGGTGAGAAAATCAATGCAGCAGGTAAAAAGAAATTTCAGGAAAAAATAAAGAACAAAGATTTTAGTAAAATTGTTGAACTTGCGTCTATGCAAGAGCAGGAAGGTGCTCATGTTTTAGATGTAAATCTTGGAATAGAAAAACTGCTTGACAAATCACATTTTAGCCTTGCTGTAAATACCCTTGACAAAATTGGAAGTCTACCTCTTTCCCTTGATATACAAGAGTTTGAATTTATGGAAGAAGCTTTAAAGGAATACGTTGGAAGACCAATAATAAATTCTTCTACAGCTAAAAAGGAAAAACTAGACAATGCAATATACCTACTTAAAAGATACGGTGGAATGCTTGTTCTTCTTACAATGAAAGATAAAATACCAGAAACAGCAAAAGAAAGATTTGAAATTGCAAAAGAAGCTGTAGAATACCTTGAAAAAAATGGGATAAAACGCAATCGCATCTTAGTCGACCCACTTGTTCTTCCAGTTGGCGCAAAAAAAGATCCAAATGTCACAGTTAAAACAATAGAATTGTTATCAAAAGAAGGTTTAATGACATCCATTGGGCTTTCAAATTTAAGTTTTGGAATGCCAAATAGAGAAGCTTTAAATGCTTCTTTTCTAACACTATGTATAGACAAAGGGCTCAATGCCGCTATATTAAATACAAGTGAAAAGTGTACAATGAACACTATTTTTGGAACACTCGTACTAAAGGGAAAAGAACTTGCAAAACAAGAAATTCTAAAAGAAGATCCTCTTGTTGAAATGATCCTTAAAAAGAAAGAAAAAGAATTAAAACAAGAAATCGAAAGATTACTTGAAGAATATTCTCCTCTTCAAATAAGTCAAAATATCCTTTCAAAAGCTATGGAACACATTGGAGAGCTATATTCAAAAGGTGTTATATACCTTCCACACCTTATACTTGCAGCTGAAACAGTAACTCCTGTCTTTGAATACTTAAACTCACTCCTTGAAAAGAGTGACAAGCAAAAAATAGGCACAATAATTGTTGCAACAGTTGAAGGCGACGTTCACGATATTGGTAAAAAAATCGTTGCAACATTGTTTAAAAGTTCGGGGTTCAACGTAATTGATCTTGGAAAAGATGTTCCAGCCTCAAAAATTCTTGAAGAGGTTAAAAAACACCAACCAGAAATACTAGGACTTTCTGCTATGATGACAACAACTATAGGAAGAATAAAAGAAGTAAAGGACTTACTCGAAAAGGAAGGTATAAAAATTCCAATAATCGCTGGCGGAGCATCATTAAATAAGGAAATTGCAGAGAATTTTGGAGTATACTATGCAAAAAATGCAAGTGAAGGTCTTAAACTTTCCAAAAAAATCTTAAAGAGGTGA
- a CDS encoding LemA family protein encodes MIWIILGIILLILFWVIGTYNSLVKLKKMIENAWSQIDVQLKRRHDLIPNLVNSVKGYMKFEQETLEKVLQARASAISSKDISKKIEAENQLTGALSKLLAVVENYPDLKANENVSSLMEELRKTEDKISYARQFYNDIVMKYNTKISVFPSNIIASMFKFKEAPFFKVEETEKEVPNVDLSF; translated from the coding sequence TTGATTTGGATTATTCTAGGTATTATATTATTAATTCTTTTCTGGGTTATTGGCACATACAACTCTCTAGTAAAACTTAAAAAGATGATAGAAAACGCTTGGAGTCAAATTGATGTTCAACTCAAAAGAAGGCATGATTTAATTCCAAATCTTGTTAATAGTGTAAAAGGGTATATGAAATTTGAACAGGAAACACTTGAAAAAGTTTTGCAAGCAAGGGCTTCTGCTATTTCAAGCAAAGATATTAGTAAAAAAATAGAAGCAGAAAATCAACTTACTGGCGCACTCTCAAAACTTCTAGCAGTGGTAGAAAATTATCCTGATCTAAAGGCCAACGAAAATGTTAGCTCTTTAATGGAAGAACTAAGAAAAACAGAAGACAAAATATCATACGCAAGGCAATTTTACAACGATATAGTGATGAAATACAATACAAAGATCTCAGTTTTTCCTTCAAACATAATTGCTTCCATGTTTAAATTTAAGGAAGCCCCATTCTTTAAAGTTGAAGAAACTGAAAAAGAAGTCCCAAACGTTGACTTATCTTTTTAA
- a CDS encoding DUF2207 domain-containing protein, which translates to MKFAKYILLVIISIIAIVTIQLFVSGYIQWYLNGKYEITSATIEQIMDKDGIVHVHEIINYKMRKPFRGVYRYVEQSRAVKIENVKLWIENVDGERVEFLRKNNREFEARVWVSNTPISPQEIENIELHVTYDAKYVLENGSDISQVFRQFWGAKWDAPVNNITAKFVFPEDLTVEKIYTHPKINYSRNGNTFTLNIKKLPPYTFAEARFIFPPKKLKYSYENSSLYLSEIEEIEKTYSTKVLLSRILPPVFIIISIVLLTLIFNFFGRERQIPYNGIYEREIPYNDSPDIVNAIVVNQLSKIDSDGISAVIMDLYKKKYVELDKEGKYIKILDKDGNDLSETEKFFYRLLRKYSYDNVFSFSQLKKTLSKDKKLAKDFLDEFNAYKSLVVDIAKSRKYLSVVGTYLSYLVGIFSIISSILIFFSFSKINFAYQSVFSTILFAIGAGVFILPKDVFGSWSKEGREYYLKWKNFEKFLTDYSLLSQYPPESIVLWEDYLVYATALSIADKVEKHLKKLIPKDIDVNETVYYYPYRRFGRQFYVVSTVAHSTVYGNSSGKGGFSGGAGGIGGGSGGGGGGAF; encoded by the coding sequence ATGAAATTTGCAAAATATATACTATTAGTTATTATTTCTATCATTGCAATTGTCACTATTCAGCTCTTTGTCAGTGGATATATACAATGGTACCTGAATGGAAAGTATGAAATTACTTCTGCTACTATAGAGCAAATAATGGATAAAGACGGTATAGTTCATGTGCATGAAATAATTAATTACAAGATGAGAAAACCATTTAGAGGAGTATACAGATATGTTGAACAAAGTAGAGCTGTAAAAATAGAAAACGTAAAATTGTGGATTGAAAATGTCGATGGTGAAAGAGTTGAGTTTTTAAGGAAAAATAACAGAGAATTTGAAGCAAGAGTGTGGGTATCAAATACCCCAATATCACCGCAAGAGATTGAAAACATTGAACTTCACGTCACATATGATGCAAAGTACGTGCTTGAAAATGGAAGTGATATTTCACAAGTCTTTAGACAATTTTGGGGGGCAAAATGGGATGCTCCAGTCAACAACATAACCGCAAAATTTGTCTTCCCAGAAGATTTAACTGTAGAAAAAATATACACCCACCCAAAAATAAATTATTCAAGAAATGGTAATACATTCACCTTAAACATTAAAAAACTTCCACCTTATACATTTGCAGAAGCAAGATTTATATTTCCTCCAAAAAAGTTAAAGTACTCATACGAAAATTCCAGCCTTTATTTAAGTGAAATAGAAGAAATTGAAAAAACTTATTCTACAAAAGTTCTTCTAAGTAGAATATTACCACCTGTATTTATAATTATCTCAATAGTTCTTCTAACCCTTATATTCAACTTTTTTGGAAGAGAAAGACAAATTCCATACAATGGAATATATGAAAGAGAAATTCCATATAATGATTCTCCAGATATTGTTAACGCAATTGTTGTAAATCAATTAAGCAAAATTGATTCCGATGGAATTAGTGCAGTAATTATGGACCTTTATAAAAAGAAATATGTAGAACTCGATAAAGAAGGTAAATACATAAAGATCCTCGACAAAGATGGAAATGATTTAAGTGAAACCGAAAAATTTTTCTATCGGCTATTAAGAAAGTATTCTTACGATAATGTCTTTTCCTTTTCTCAGCTAAAAAAAACTTTATCAAAGGATAAAAAACTTGCAAAAGATTTTCTTGACGAATTTAACGCGTACAAGTCTCTTGTTGTAGATATTGCAAAATCAAGAAAGTATTTATCAGTTGTTGGTACTTATCTTTCCTATTTAGTTGGAATATTTTCTATAATTTCTTCAATTTTAATATTCTTTTCTTTTTCAAAAATAAACTTTGCATACCAGAGTGTCTTTTCAACTATACTTTTTGCCATCGGTGCAGGAGTCTTTATTTTACCAAAGGATGTATTTGGTAGTTGGTCAAAAGAAGGAAGAGAATACTACCTCAAATGGAAAAACTTTGAAAAATTTTTAACAGATTATTCTCTACTTTCACAGTATCCACCAGAATCTATAGTTCTATGGGAAGATTACCTTGTATATGCAACAGCCCTTTCTATAGCCGATAAGGTTGAAAAACACTTGAAAAAATTGATACCTAAAGACATCGACGTAAACGAAACAGTGTATTATTATCCATACAGAAGATTTGGAAGACAATTTTATGTTGTTTCTACAGTTGCACACTCCACAGTTTATGGAAATTCCTCAGGAAAAGGAGGATTTTCAGGCGGAGCTGGTGGTATTGGCGGTGGCTCCGGTGGTGGAGGCGGAGGCGCTTTTTAA